The following coding sequences lie in one Chitinispirillales bacterium ANBcel5 genomic window:
- a CDS encoding glutamate-5-semialdehyde dehydrogenase, which produces MEEKNTENMVAEIANKSKNAAMTLQSVKVSEINKALVRMAELLESQKQSLQAENSKDLENGKNKGLSNAMLDRLTLSDKTITSMIRGLGEVAELKSCVGQKYDRRERPNGLIIEKMRVPIGVIGIIYESRPNVTIDAAAICLKSQNAVILRGGSEAFYSNMALASLFSQALEDTGLPKNALQVIPTTDRSAVEHMLKLENFIDLIIPRGGENLIRMVVEKSRIPVIKHYKGICHIYVSPNADESKALPIVVNAKVQRPGVCNAMETLILDSRLSADFKKKILSALQHKGVKIFGDEAILTFGENISTASESDWAEEYLDLRLAVKTVDSIDEAIAHINNYGSHHTDSILTESKEEMSKFITLVDSSSVIVNASTRFADGGEYGMGCEIGISTDKLHSRGPMGVEDLTTYKWVVEGNGQIRE; this is translated from the coding sequence ATGGAAGAAAAAAACACCGAAAACATGGTCGCTGAAATAGCTAATAAAAGTAAAAATGCCGCAATGACTCTTCAAAGCGTAAAGGTAAGTGAAATCAACAAGGCACTGGTACGCATGGCTGAGCTTTTGGAATCACAAAAACAATCCCTTCAAGCTGAAAATAGTAAAGACCTTGAAAATGGAAAAAACAAGGGTCTATCGAATGCTATGCTTGATCGACTAACCCTTTCAGACAAAACTATTACTTCAATGATTAGGGGTTTGGGGGAAGTAGCCGAGTTAAAATCCTGTGTAGGACAAAAGTATGATCGACGAGAACGGCCAAATGGGCTAATTATTGAAAAAATGAGAGTACCTATAGGGGTAATCGGAATTATTTACGAATCCAGACCAAATGTAACCATTGATGCCGCTGCGATATGTTTGAAATCACAAAATGCAGTTATTCTTCGTGGCGGTTCCGAGGCATTCTACTCAAATATGGCACTCGCCTCTCTTTTTAGTCAGGCGCTTGAAGACACTGGGCTTCCTAAGAATGCTCTTCAGGTGATCCCAACTACTGATAGAAGCGCTGTTGAGCATATGCTTAAGTTGGAAAACTTTATAGATTTAATAATCCCAAGAGGTGGTGAAAATCTTATTAGAATGGTAGTTGAAAAGAGCCGTATACCAGTGATCAAACATTATAAGGGAATTTGTCACATCTATGTTTCCCCTAATGCCGATGAAAGCAAGGCTTTACCCATTGTGGTAAATGCAAAAGTTCAAAGGCCGGGGGTATGCAATGCAATGGAAACACTAATTCTTGATAGTCGCCTTTCTGCTGATTTTAAAAAGAAGATCCTTTCTGCTTTGCAGCATAAGGGTGTCAAAATTTTCGGTGATGAAGCTATACTTACATTTGGTGAAAACATCAGTACTGCCAGTGAAAGTGACTGGGCTGAAGAGTACTTGGATCTTAGACTTGCAGTGAAAACGGTTGATAGTATTGATGAAGCAATTGCACATATTAATAACTATGGCTCACATCACACCGATTCTATACTTACAGAATCAAAAGAGGAGATGTCAAAATTTATAACTCTGGTTGATTCCTCTTCTGTAATCGTGAATGCCAGCACTCGTTTTGCCGATGGTGGAGAATACGGAATGGGATGCGAAATAGGTATTTCTACCGATAAGTTACACTCTAGGGGGCCAATGGGAGTAGAAGACCTTACTACCTATAAATGGGTGGTTGAAGGAAATGGGCAAATCAGAGAATAA
- a CDS encoding transposase, translating to MPIKARISLLGEIHHVMSRGIDGIELFRDNHDKERFLSKVGDVLTESGCQCFGYVLMDNHYQMILRPLNAPLSTIMRRINGSHARYYNIRHSRHGYLFQDRYQSTLVQHHWYIRDLIRHVHLDPLSSRLHKDLKDLSQYHWSGHSCIIGTDNRDWFSLSDTLQCFGKTTIDARKEYIEWLENGINKPGKEWQLIGSSCEIDGISKERVLRDNRIIGSPDFVNKTTMKFQKIRCIKTQLIQNRPSLSTIFHNVCNKNKAPPARVVSRGYNCINSKTKAIFCKVSQDGYGYTINMIAQFLDINASSVYRLIKKGTSEKWRYYLI from the coding sequence ATGCCAATAAAAGCCCGCATCTCTCTTCTCGGAGAGATACACCACGTGATGTCACGGGGTATAGACGGTATTGAGCTTTTCAGAGACAACCATGATAAAGAGAGATTTTTATCAAAAGTTGGAGATGTTTTAACGGAGAGCGGTTGTCAGTGCTTTGGTTATGTTCTAATGGATAACCACTATCAGATGATTTTACGCCCACTTAATGCTCCCCTTTCTACTATAATGCGAAGGATTAATGGCTCTCATGCCAGATACTACAATATCCGTCATAGCAGACATGGTTACTTGTTTCAAGACAGATACCAGTCAACTCTGGTGCAGCACCACTGGTACATCCGGGATCTTATACGGCATGTACATCTCGATCCTCTTAGCTCACGATTACACAAAGACTTAAAAGACCTTTCACAATATCACTGGTCTGGTCACTCATGTATAATAGGAACAGATAACCGAGACTGGTTTTCACTTTCTGATACTTTGCAGTGTTTTGGCAAAACCACAATTGATGCTCGTAAGGAGTACATTGAATGGTTAGAAAATGGAATAAACAAACCTGGTAAAGAGTGGCAGCTCATAGGTTCTTCGTGTGAAATTGATGGTATTAGCAAGGAAAGAGTATTAAGAGATAATAGAATAATCGGCAGTCCTGATTTTGTAAATAAAACAACTATGAAATTCCAAAAAATTCGTTGTATAAAGACTCAATTAATCCAAAACCGCCCATCTTTAAGCACAATTTTCCACAACGTATGTAATAAAAACAAAGCACCTCCTGCAAGAGTAGTAAGCAGAGGGTATAATTGTATAAATTCCAAAACCAAAGCCATTTTTTGCAAAGTCTCTCAAGATGGCTATGGGTATACCATCAATATGATTGCCCAATTCCTAGATATAAATGCCAGTTCAGTGTACAGGCTTATAAAAAAAGGTACATCGGAGAAGTGGCGATACTACCTCATTTAA
- a CDS encoding RNA methyltransferase, which translates to MPRQKIGDTETCLEVRSFDAPIPLNEYNKLPKKPLYIILDNLRSAFNVGSIFRLCDAMRVSGLFLCGYTACPPNLKLLKTSLGTIDYVPWKTFENAVDAVDYLHSNQIEVWAAETTSRSEKYDCVDFPKALGVVFGNEALGVSRDVLEKCDSIIEIPLNGFKNSINVAASCAVIGFEILKQFEAKS; encoded by the coding sequence ATGCCAAGACAAAAAATCGGAGATACAGAAACTTGTTTGGAAGTTAGAAGTTTTGATGCCCCTATTCCATTAAATGAATACAACAAATTACCCAAAAAACCACTGTATATAATACTGGATAACCTGAGGAGTGCTTTTAATGTTGGATCAATTTTTAGACTTTGCGATGCTATGAGAGTATCGGGGCTTTTTTTGTGTGGTTACACTGCTTGCCCACCTAATTTGAAACTACTAAAAACATCACTTGGAACTATCGATTATGTGCCGTGGAAAACCTTTGAAAATGCTGTTGATGCCGTAGATTACCTTCATTCTAACCAAATAGAGGTTTGGGCTGCAGAAACAACTTCCAGGTCAGAAAAATATGATTGTGTTGATTTCCCTAAGGCTTTAGGGGTGGTGTTTGGAAATGAAGCTTTGGGCGTAAGTCGGGATGTGCTTGAAAAATGTGATTCTATTATTGAAATTCCACTAAACGGGTTTAAAAACTCAATTAATGTGGCAGCCTCATGTGCTGTCATTGGATTTGAAATACTGAAGCAGTTTGAAGCAAAATCGTAA
- the rpsU gene encoding 30S ribosomal protein S21, whose protein sequence is MNGIIVREDEAFEKALRRFSKTCERAGILSDVKKYRHYEKPSEERKRRLNSSKRKRLRDEKRNAWRSDR, encoded by the coding sequence ATGAATGGTATCATAGTACGTGAGGATGAAGCATTCGAAAAAGCTCTACGTCGTTTTAGCAAAACCTGTGAAAGAGCTGGTATTCTTTCGGATGTGAAAAAATATCGACACTACGAGAAACCAAGTGAAGAACGTAAAAGACGTTTGAATTCTTCCAAACGTAAACGTCTTCGTGATGAAAAGCGTAATGCTTGGCGAAGCGATCGATAA
- a CDS encoding DUF1343 domain-containing protein → MIDFALDRIIDSPPQALRGKKIGVVCHAASINHEYKHIIDLLFQHNEYVLAAIFGPQHGVHGETQDNMVEWEGAIHPKLSIPVYSLYGTVRKPTKMMLQGLDALIFDIQDVGARPYTYIWTLKLCMEACAQQGIPLWVLDRPNPIGMIPCDGPMLNERFFSFVGGANIPLCHRLTMGEMATIIKQTYVTDCELNVVWMDGWWRNSLWSQTGLPWVMPSPNMPTLDTALVYPGQVLLEATNLSEARGTTRPFELCGAPYIPIESVLESLKDANLSGCMFRNHGFIPTFHKWHGCFCNGFQIHVTDPSLFHPVETTAAILNAVISTAPDEFEWKQPPYEYEHEKMPIDILSGDTSFRTSIENGVPSQELRKNWLSQYGEYNELFKSVAHYPEERG, encoded by the coding sequence ATGATAGATTTTGCTCTTGATAGAATAATTGATAGTCCCCCCCAGGCTTTGAGAGGAAAAAAGATCGGGGTTGTTTGCCACGCTGCCTCCATAAATCACGAATATAAACATATCATTGACCTTCTGTTCCAACATAATGAATATGTTTTAGCAGCAATTTTTGGTCCTCAGCACGGTGTACACGGAGAAACTCAGGATAATATGGTTGAATGGGAGGGCGCAATTCACCCAAAGCTCTCTATTCCTGTCTACAGTTTATATGGAACTGTAAGAAAACCTACTAAAATGATGCTTCAGGGTTTAGACGCTCTGATTTTCGATATTCAGGACGTGGGTGCAAGGCCATACACTTATATATGGACACTTAAGCTTTGTATGGAGGCTTGTGCACAGCAGGGGATTCCTTTATGGGTGCTTGATAGGCCAAATCCCATTGGTATGATTCCTTGCGATGGCCCGATGCTTAATGAACGTTTTTTCTCCTTTGTCGGTGGAGCAAATATACCTCTTTGTCACAGGTTAACAATGGGAGAAATGGCAACAATCATTAAACAAACCTATGTTACTGACTGTGAGTTGAATGTTGTTTGGATGGATGGTTGGTGGAGAAACTCTTTATGGTCTCAAACCGGACTACCATGGGTTATGCCGTCTCCAAATATGCCCACCCTTGATACTGCTCTTGTCTACCCAGGTCAGGTGCTTCTTGAAGCAACTAATCTTTCTGAGGCAAGAGGTACTACCCGTCCTTTTGAACTCTGCGGTGCCCCGTATATACCAATTGAAAGTGTTTTAGAATCACTAAAAGATGCCAACCTTTCTGGATGCATGTTTAGAAATCATGGCTTTATACCAACATTTCATAAGTGGCATGGCTGTTTTTGCAATGGTTTTCAAATACATGTTACAGATCCATCACTGTTTCATCCAGTTGAGACTACGGCTGCAATTTTAAATGCTGTAATTTCAACTGCTCCAGATGAATTTGAGTGGAAACAACCACCATATGAATATGAACATGAAAAAATGCCCATTGATATTCTTTCTGGAGATACGTCATTTAGAACATCAATTGAAAATGGTGTGCCCTCACAGGAGCTTAGAAAAAATTGGTTATCGCAGTATGGAGAATATAATGAGCTTTTTAAGTCGGTAGCTCACTATCCGGAGGAGAGGGGATGA
- a CDS encoding NDP-sugar synthase, with protein MRGFVLAAGFGTRLRPLSNFFPKALVSVCGKPLLERNLKYLASQKFKAFAVNSHYLHEQLKIFATSFNIPFRLFHEETIRGTGGALYYAKEFLKQDDYFFVMNVDIINTFDIKKAASIFEASQNICSLLSQNVKSNGTIIYNPGNNCFIGTKDNKKKDTPDFEANFTGCAFYRKEFLELIKEDDFSIKSVWKRAVEKGLHVGVQFVDGYWRDVGTPEALAQIHFDMLENVVDMDHPSDLIIDRDRKICYHNQMNKKNIEKLKPLSWVEQNYIPENVTVSQSVILPNSNLKPGLTERKIIGSWGEISF; from the coding sequence ATGAGAGGGTTTGTTCTTGCTGCGGGATTTGGAACAAGATTAAGGCCCTTGAGTAATTTTTTCCCCAAAGCGCTTGTATCGGTGTGCGGGAAGCCGTTACTTGAAAGAAATCTAAAGTATTTAGCTTCTCAAAAGTTCAAGGCATTTGCAGTAAACTCTCACTATTTGCATGAGCAGCTCAAAATTTTCGCAACTAGTTTTAACATACCATTTAGACTCTTTCATGAAGAAACGATTCGTGGAACTGGTGGGGCACTTTATTACGCAAAAGAATTTCTTAAACAGGATGATTATTTTTTTGTAATGAACGTGGACATCATAAATACTTTTGATATTAAAAAAGCTGCTTCAATTTTTGAAGCCTCACAGAATATATGTTCTCTTTTATCGCAAAATGTCAAGAGCAACGGAACTATTATTTATAATCCTGGTAATAATTGTTTCATAGGAACAAAAGATAATAAAAAGAAAGATACACCAGACTTTGAAGCAAACTTTACAGGATGTGCATTCTATCGAAAAGAATTTCTTGAGTTGATTAAAGAAGATGATTTTTCCATAAAATCAGTGTGGAAAAGAGCTGTTGAGAAAGGATTGCATGTAGGTGTACAATTTGTTGATGGATATTGGAGAGATGTTGGAACACCCGAAGCTTTAGCACAGATTCATTTCGATATGCTTGAAAATGTAGTAGATATGGATCATCCTTCAGATCTTATTATTGATAGAGATAGAAAAATCTGCTATCACAACCAAATGAATAAAAAAAATATCGAGAAACTAAAACCGCTAAGTTGGGTTGAGCAAAATTATATCCCTGAAAATGTAACTGTTAGTCAGAGCGTCATATTACCAAATTCCAATCTTAAGCCTGGGTTAACGGAAAGAAAAATTATTGGATCCTGGGGGGAAATTTCTTTTTAA
- a CDS encoding phosphotransferase — protein MKLQSEQITFIKKALGSFDPYCWKIEMAGQAASQRKFIRISKENVSKILMVWDSSDQGWKRFLGIASELNQIVPYLPHIFSSNASLGLILEQDLGDFTLKKICTEYKNDQNIIKSVYMKVIDALFEWQQIDYNKTPVLASQIMDDKVFLWETQYFAEHCVKEYFGLSKLLSEKWEKQRLNLAREATRGEVCCIHRDFQSENILLHEDNIKFVDFQGARLGPPYYDLASLLLDPYIDTFDKTVLDELNCYYMKKKPDFDNRQYLICSVQRLMQALGAYCNLSLNKGKKRYTTYIPIALARLEKVLCLLPEYTYICRIVRECISKTGVRKVL, from the coding sequence ATGAAACTGCAATCAGAGCAAATTACATTCATAAAAAAAGCACTAGGCTCTTTTGATCCTTATTGCTGGAAAATAGAGATGGCCGGACAGGCTGCATCGCAGCGTAAATTTATTAGAATATCAAAAGAAAATGTATCAAAAATACTTATGGTTTGGGATAGTAGCGATCAAGGCTGGAAAAGGTTTTTGGGAATTGCTTCCGAACTCAACCAAATCGTGCCATATTTACCACATATTTTCAGCAGTAATGCCTCTTTGGGGTTGATTCTTGAACAAGACTTAGGAGATTTCACTTTAAAAAAGATCTGTACGGAATATAAAAATGATCAGAATATTATTAAATCAGTGTATATGAAAGTTATTGATGCACTGTTTGAGTGGCAACAAATAGATTACAACAAAACACCTGTTCTTGCATCACAAATAATGGATGATAAAGTTTTTTTATGGGAAACACAATACTTTGCAGAACATTGTGTGAAAGAGTATTTTGGTTTGTCCAAACTGCTTTCAGAAAAGTGGGAAAAACAGAGATTAAACCTTGCACGAGAGGCCACTCGAGGTGAAGTATGCTGTATTCACAGGGATTTTCAGTCCGAAAATATTCTGCTTCACGAAGATAACATTAAATTCGTTGATTTTCAAGGTGCCCGTTTAGGCCCACCTTACTATGATCTAGCATCTCTTCTATTGGATCCTTACATTGATACTTTTGATAAAACTGTACTTGATGAACTTAATTGCTATTATATGAAAAAAAAGCCTGATTTCGATAATCGACAGTATTTAATATGTTCTGTTCAAAGACTTATGCAAGCTTTAGGAGCATACTGTAATCTTTCATTGAATAAAGGCAAAAAGAGATATACAACCTATATACCTATAGCATTGGCAAGACTTGAAAAAGTTTTATGTTTGTTGCCTGAATATACTTATATCTGTAGAATAGTAAGAGAATGTATTTCCAAAACAGGTGTTCGCAAAGTACTCTAA
- a CDS encoding DUF21 domain-containing protein: protein MAYQLTLFLICVAGSFFFSGSETGFISWNTLKVAHRAGLGNLKARLALYLMNHKERFLTTILIANNLCNVGATLAFINIFILLDQILPLDVGQIPSPESWFLTPVMVLFGEMLPKTLFRIYPFRMTFKSIPLLAGVYVLAYPFSYILALFTKILGRSSIDGSESYKTKVREEVLMIAGEGARRGTLFETVDTLIDNAFHLKDITVGEIAYSIGDWINDYGCIRRSLRYKELIQNITEDEEVVIFDDDCTTPVGYFNILDVAFLDERADLNSIVRKLPKMKNDVSLLECVRKIKEDAPRFYLIEDKNGQTTAILDRRILFKKAFVKISPEYLST, encoded by the coding sequence ATGGCTTATCAGCTTACGCTTTTTTTGATCTGTGTAGCAGGTTCGTTCTTTTTTTCCGGATCGGAAACCGGGTTTATATCTTGGAATACCCTAAAAGTTGCTCACAGAGCAGGTTTGGGTAATTTAAAAGCTCGGCTTGCACTCTATCTTATGAATCATAAGGAGAGATTTCTCACCACGATACTCATAGCCAATAATTTGTGTAATGTCGGTGCTACACTTGCGTTTATAAATATTTTTATTCTCCTGGACCAGATATTACCCTTAGATGTAGGCCAAATTCCATCTCCGGAATCTTGGTTTCTTACCCCAGTGATGGTTCTTTTTGGTGAGATGCTTCCTAAAACTTTATTTAGAATATATCCATTTAGAATGACTTTCAAATCAATTCCACTCCTTGCAGGTGTTTATGTATTAGCTTACCCCTTCTCCTACATACTTGCACTATTTACCAAAATTCTTGGGAGAAGTTCCATAGATGGAAGTGAATCCTATAAAACAAAGGTAAGAGAGGAGGTGTTAATGATTGCCGGAGAGGGGGCAAGGAGAGGCACTTTATTTGAAACCGTTGATACGCTCATTGATAATGCGTTTCATCTAAAAGACATAACAGTGGGTGAGATAGCTTACAGTATTGGTGATTGGATAAATGATTATGGGTGCATCAGACGCTCTTTAAGGTATAAAGAATTGATTCAGAATATAACCGAAGATGAAGAGGTCGTTATTTTTGATGATGATTGTACTACGCCCGTAGGGTATTTCAATATATTAGATGTTGCATTTTTGGATGAAAGAGCTGATTTGAATTCAATTGTAAGAAAATTACCGAAAATGAAAAATGATGTTTCTTTACTGGAATGTGTCAGAAAAATTAAAGAAGATGCACCCAGATTTTACCTTATTGAGGATAAAAATGGCCAAACTACGGCTATTTTGGATCGGAGAATTTTATTTAAAAAGGCTTTTGTTAAGATAAGCCCTGAATACCTATCTACTTAA
- a CDS encoding M23 family metallopeptidase has translation MKTNRWNVLFTSSESGAKIKPFSISGTLIVLCLIFSLIGVAGFGRLVYYGASFGIARLGLYEIRRENQGLLSKLRFLEKIIEEEKNKIDGIVSYENNARLRYGLNSISEEVRKAGVGGMPTKEELMYSSLMDPVVVRSQEVKQNLVNLIHQAELQESTFVQMSESVIGLYDKWSHRPSIWPAFGRITSRFGYRTHPVTGQRIFHSGLDIANKTWTPVFTTADGIVKHSGNRNHFGTTVIISHYKGMYETLYAHLHKAAVTSGQVVERGDLIGYVGSTGLSTGPHLHYEVHQNGRAVNPLRYILASDVIVD, from the coding sequence ATGAAAACAAACAGATGGAATGTTCTTTTTACATCCTCAGAGTCTGGTGCAAAAATTAAACCTTTCAGTATCTCTGGTACTTTAATTGTTTTGTGTTTGATTTTTTCACTAATCGGGGTAGCAGGTTTTGGTAGACTGGTTTATTATGGTGCATCTTTTGGTATTGCAAGGCTTGGATTGTACGAAATTAGGCGTGAAAATCAGGGGTTACTTTCAAAATTAAGGTTTCTTGAAAAAATCATTGAAGAAGAAAAAAATAAAATAGATGGAATAGTAAGCTATGAGAATAATGCACGACTTAGGTATGGGTTAAATTCAATTAGTGAGGAAGTAAGAAAAGCTGGTGTTGGTGGAATGCCAACAAAAGAAGAGCTAATGTATTCAAGCTTAATGGATCCGGTTGTGGTACGATCTCAAGAAGTTAAACAAAATCTCGTTAATTTAATTCACCAAGCTGAATTGCAGGAATCCACATTTGTTCAGATGTCAGAAAGTGTTATTGGGTTATACGATAAATGGTCGCATAGACCATCAATATGGCCTGCCTTTGGGAGAATAACCTCGAGATTCGGATACCGAACTCACCCTGTTACAGGACAGCGCATTTTTCATTCCGGATTAGATATTGCCAATAAAACATGGACCCCCGTATTTACTACTGCAGACGGAATTGTTAAGCATTCTGGTAACAGAAATCATTTTGGAACAACTGTTATCATCTCTCATTACAAGGGAATGTATGAAACACTGTATGCTCACCTGCATAAAGCAGCTGTTACTTCAGGGCAAGTAGTTGAACGCGGTGACTTAATAGGATACGTAGGGAGCACTGGATTGAGCACGGGCCCTCATCTTCACTACGAAGTACATCAAAATGGAAGAGCTGTTAACCCTTTGCGGTATATCTTAGCATCTGATGTAATTGTTGATTGA
- a CDS encoding secondary thiamine-phosphate synthase enzyme YjbQ: MVHYEEHGISTQKRTEWLDITSQVEKSIRLSNVQNGICMVSSLHTTAAITLNENADPDVGRDFFYKMNQLITKDPAFNHIEGNSDSHIKSSLVGFSAQVPVLKGKLVLGTWQSLYFCEFDGPRSGRKFSVTIIGE; encoded by the coding sequence ATGGTACATTATGAAGAACATGGTATAAGTACTCAAAAGAGAACAGAATGGTTAGATATTACGAGTCAAGTTGAAAAAAGTATTCGCTTAAGTAACGTTCAGAACGGAATCTGTATGGTTTCAAGCCTACATACAACTGCTGCAATTACTCTTAATGAAAATGCTGATCCAGATGTTGGGAGGGATTTTTTCTACAAGATGAATCAACTTATCACAAAAGACCCGGCTTTTAATCACATCGAAGGTAATAGTGATAGTCACATAAAATCATCTCTTGTAGGGTTTAGCGCTCAGGTTCCGGTGCTAAAGGGTAAGCTTGTTCTTGGTACCTGGCAATCATTGTATTTCTGTGAGTTTGATGGTCCGCGTTCGGGCCGAAAGTTTTCGGTCACTATAATAGGAGAGTAG
- the fliN gene encoding flagellar motor switch protein FliN: MKKRKIGMLLDVNVPMRVLLGQTSMTVRDLLSLKKGSLVRLNRMAGEPVDVLICKKLIAKGEVTVVDDRLSIRIGQLYGAKEKFKHL; encoded by the coding sequence ATGAAAAAAAGAAAAATTGGAATGCTCCTGGATGTGAACGTGCCCATGCGAGTTCTGCTTGGCCAAACGAGTATGACTGTACGTGATCTCCTAAGTTTAAAAAAAGGTAGCCTTGTAAGGCTCAATAGAATGGCCGGTGAACCAGTGGATGTTTTAATCTGCAAAAAACTTATTGCAAAGGGTGAAGTAACAGTAGTCGATGACCGGCTTTCAATTCGAATAGGTCAATTATACGGTGCCAAAGAAAAATTTAAGCATCTTTGA
- a CDS encoding YIP1 family protein, whose product MKCQKCLTQNYYVSPVCSFCGNITVLDKSIIPATIPWETSLREKSPLQALFISIKNILLLPSSSFSDLAHNKNILPSAIFALFCIGVGLSGQILWGTLEIFQSSITHWFGSTQSSSFSFISAPATQLIQLFISALYVHFTVFVFRAQKATFSQTLKVVFYAQAAYLFFLIPFAGGFISTCVYFYLLLKGASCIHITSSLKMVLILLSPVFLFVLIVFLLLAAFSIALAAQPSNLEVLRYLEFIKELLT is encoded by the coding sequence GTGAAATGTCAAAAGTGTCTTACGCAGAACTATTATGTATCTCCAGTCTGTTCGTTTTGTGGTAATATTACTGTCTTAGATAAGTCTATCATTCCTGCAACAATTCCCTGGGAAACCAGCTTAAGAGAAAAATCACCATTACAGGCTCTCTTTATCTCAATAAAAAACATTTTGTTATTACCCAGCTCTTCTTTCTCTGATTTGGCTCATAACAAAAACATTCTGCCATCAGCAATATTTGCTCTATTTTGTATAGGAGTTGGGCTAAGTGGCCAAATACTTTGGGGGACCTTGGAAATATTTCAGAGTTCGATAACTCATTGGTTTGGCTCAACTCAAAGTTCGTCATTTTCTTTTATCTCTGCACCAGCTACTCAACTCATTCAGCTGTTTATTTCTGCCCTCTATGTACATTTTACAGTATTTGTATTCCGAGCCCAAAAAGCCACCTTTTCTCAGACACTAAAGGTAGTCTTCTATGCTCAAGCAGCTTATCTCTTTTTCCTCATCCCCTTTGCCGGTGGATTTATTTCTACATGTGTTTATTTTTACCTGTTGCTTAAAGGGGCAAGCTGCATACATATTACCTCGAGCTTGAAAATGGTTTTAATTCTTTTATCCCCAGTGTTCCTGTTCGTTTTGATAGTTTTTTTGTTGTTGGCTGCATTTTCCATAGCTTTAGCTGCTCAGCCTTCAAATTTAGAAGTTTTAAGGTACCTTGAGTTTATAAAAGAGTTATTGACCTGA
- the rfaD gene encoding ADP-glyceromanno-heptose 6-epimerase produces MIVITGGAGFIGSCLVWMLNQRGVEDILIVDRLGTSEKWKNLVPLKYQDFLDKDDFISRLEAGELNFGIDAILHLGACSSTTEKDASYLMENNFRYTARIGHWWERNQECRFIYASSAATYGNGGQGYEDRESDLHDLRPLNMYGYSKHVFDLYAQKKGWLKKIVGLKYFNVFGPNEEHKGDMRSLIAKAFKRVRDEGEISLFKSNRANYSHGEQRRDFIYVKDVAAMTLFFLQNKKGGIYNIGTGEAKTWNDLARALFNALGKETVIKYVDMPASLENKYQYFTQAEMEKLRSVGCDHTCMSLDDAVKDYVHNHLITETPLGW; encoded by the coding sequence ATGATTGTTATTACAGGTGGAGCTGGTTTTATTGGAAGTTGTTTAGTTTGGATGCTTAATCAACGTGGAGTAGAAGATATTTTGATCGTCGATAGATTGGGGACCAGCGAAAAATGGAAAAACCTGGTTCCGCTCAAATATCAGGATTTCTTGGACAAAGATGACTTTATTTCACGTCTTGAAGCTGGTGAATTGAATTTTGGAATTGATGCTATTCTTCACCTTGGTGCATGTTCTTCTACCACAGAAAAAGATGCATCCTATTTAATGGAGAATAATTTCCGATACACGGCAAGAATAGGCCATTGGTGGGAGCGTAATCAGGAGTGCAGATTTATTTATGCCTCCAGTGCTGCTACTTATGGTAACGGTGGACAAGGGTATGAAGACCGGGAAAGCGACTTACATGATTTAAGACCATTGAATATGTATGGGTACTCTAAACATGTATTTGATCTTTATGCCCAAAAAAAAGGCTGGTTAAAAAAAATAGTAGGTCTTAAATACTTTAATGTTTTTGGACCAAATGAAGAACATAAAGGTGATATGAGAAGCCTTATAGCAAAGGCTTTTAAAAGGGTTAGAGATGAAGGTGAAATATCGTTATTTAAATCAAACCGAGCAAATTATAGTCATGGAGAACAGAGAAGAGATTTCATATACGTAAAAGACGTTGCTGCTATGACTCTTTTCTTCTTACAAAACAAAAAAGGGGGTATTTATAATATTGGTACAGGGGAGGCCAAAACCTGGAACGACCTGGCGCGTGCACTGTTTAATGCTCTTGGTAAGGAAACTGTTATAAAGTATGTAGATATGCCCGCAAGTCTCGAAAATAAATATCAGTATTTTACTCAGGCTGAAATGGAAAAATTAAGATCTGTTGGATGTGACCATACATGCATGTCACTTGATGATGCAGTAAAAGATTATGTTCACAATCATTTGATTACAGAAACTCCATTGGGCTGGTAA